A single window of Pseudomonas benzenivorans DNA harbors:
- the secE gene encoding preprotein translocase subunit SecE, with translation MNANAEAKDSRFDLLKWLVVVALVVVGVVGNQYFSAEPILYRVLVLLALAGVAGAVALQTAKGQAFTGLAKEARVEIRKVVWPTRQETTQTTLIVVAVVLVMALLLWGLDSLLGWLVSLIVG, from the coding sequence ATGAATGCTAATGCTGAGGCCAAAGACTCGCGCTTCGATCTGCTCAAGTGGCTGGTTGTAGTCGCTCTGGTCGTCGTGGGTGTGGTCGGTAATCAGTACTTCTCTGCCGAGCCGATTCTGTACCGTGTCCTGGTGTTGTTGGCTCTGGCTGGTGTTGCGGGCGCTGTTGCGCTGCAGACCGCGAAGGGGCAGGCGTTTACCGGGCTGGCCAAGGAAGCGCGCGTCGAGATTCGCAAGGTCGTCTGGCCGACTCGTCAAGAAACCACGCAAACCACGTTGATCGTGGTGGCTGTCGTCCTCGTGATGGCGCTTTTGCTGTGGGGGCTTGACTCGTTGCTGGGCTGGCTTGTTTCGTTGATTGTAGGTTAA
- the nusG gene encoding transcription termination/antitermination protein NusG, whose product MAKRWYVVHAYSGYEKHVMRSLIERVKLAGMEDGFGEILVPTEEVVEMRNGQKRKSERKFFPGYVLVQMDMNEGTWHLVKDTPRVMGFIGGTADKPAPITDKEAEAILRRVADSGDKPKPKTLFEPGEMVRVVDGPFADFSGVVEEVNYEKSRIQVAVTIFGRSTPVELEFSQVEKA is encoded by the coding sequence GTGGCTAAGCGTTGGTACGTTGTGCATGCTTACTCGGGCTACGAGAAGCATGTGATGCGTTCGTTGATCGAGCGCGTCAAGCTCGCTGGCATGGAAGATGGCTTTGGCGAAATTCTGGTTCCTACCGAAGAAGTGGTAGAGATGCGTAACGGCCAGAAGCGCAAGAGCGAGCGCAAATTCTTCCCAGGCTATGTGCTGGTGCAGATGGACATGAACGAAGGGACTTGGCACTTGGTCAAGGATACCCCGCGTGTCATGGGCTTTATTGGTGGTACTGCCGATAAGCCGGCGCCGATCACCGACAAAGAGGCCGAGGCCATCCTGCGTCGTGTTGCCGATAGTGGCGACAAGCCGAAGCCGAAGACGCTGTTCGAGCCGGGCGAGATGGTTCGCGTGGTCGACGGTCCGTTCGCTGATTTCAGTGGCGTGGTCGAAGAAGTCAATTATGAAAAGAGCCGTATCCAGGTGGCGGTGACCATTTTCGGTCGCTCGACGCCGGTCGAGCTGGAGTTCAGTCAGGTCGAAAAGGCATAA
- the rplK gene encoding 50S ribosomal protein L11: MAKKITAYIKLQVKAAQANPSPPVGPALGQHGVNIMEFCKAFNAKTQGMEPGLPTPVIITVYSDRSFTFETKSTPASVLLKKAAGLTSGSARPNTVKVGTVTRAQLEEIAKTKEADLTAADLDAAVRTIAGSARSMGLNVEGV, translated from the coding sequence ATGGCTAAGAAGATAACGGCTTATATCAAGCTGCAAGTAAAGGCTGCACAGGCCAACCCGAGCCCGCCAGTAGGCCCGGCTCTGGGTCAGCACGGTGTGAATATCATGGAATTCTGCAAGGCGTTCAACGCCAAGACCCAAGGCATGGAGCCTGGTCTGCCGACTCCGGTGATCATCACTGTTTACAGCGACCGCAGCTTCACCTTTGAAACCAAAAGCACCCCGGCTTCGGTTCTGCTGAAGAAAGCGGCAGGTCTGACCAGCGGCTCGGCTCGTCCGAACACCGTCAAGGTCGGCACTGTGACCCGTGCCCAGCTGGAAGAGATCGCCAAGACTAAAGAGGCTGATCTGACTGCAGCTGACCTGGATGCGGCCGTGCGTACCATCGCCGGTTCCGCTCGCAGCATGGGCCTGAACGTGGAGGGTGTGTAA
- the rplA gene encoding 50S ribosomal protein L1, with the protein MAKLTKRQKAIAEKVEAGKAYNFVEAAALLAELSAVKFSESVDIAVNLGVDPRKSDQVVRGATVLPNGSGKSVRVAVFTQGPAAEAALAAGADRVGMDDLAAEMKGGDLNYDVVIASPDAMRVVGQLGQVLGPRGLMPNPKVGTVTPDVATAVKNAKAGQVRFRTDKNGIIHGSVGKVGFEADKLKQNVEALISDLKRLKPSTSKGIYVKRVTLSTTMGPGLVIDQASLDV; encoded by the coding sequence ATGGCTAAGTTGACTAAGCGTCAAAAGGCAATCGCGGAAAAAGTCGAAGCCGGCAAGGCTTACAACTTCGTCGAGGCCGCTGCACTGCTGGCCGAGCTCTCGGCTGTCAAGTTTTCCGAGTCCGTGGACATCGCGGTAAACCTGGGTGTCGACCCGCGTAAATCCGACCAGGTCGTGCGCGGCGCCACCGTGCTGCCGAACGGCTCCGGCAAGTCGGTACGCGTTGCCGTGTTCACCCAGGGTCCGGCTGCCGAGGCCGCTCTGGCTGCCGGCGCCGACCGCGTAGGCATGGACGACCTGGCTGCCGAAATGAAAGGCGGCGACCTGAACTATGACGTGGTCATCGCTTCGCCGGACGCCATGCGCGTCGTCGGTCAGTTGGGCCAGGTGCTCGGCCCGCGCGGCCTGATGCCGAACCCGAAGGTCGGCACCGTGACCCCGGACGTCGCCACTGCGGTGAAGAATGCCAAGGCTGGTCAGGTGCGTTTCCGTACCGACAAGAACGGCATCATCCACGGTTCCGTCGGCAAGGTCGGTTTCGAAGCCGACAAGCTGAAGCAGAACGTTGAGGCGCTGATTTCCGACCTCAAGCGTCTGAAGCCGTCGACTTCCAAAGGTATTTACGTCAAGCGCGTGACCCTGAGCACCACCATGGGTCCGGGTCTGGTCATCGATCAGGCATCGCTGGACGTGTAA